The DNA region GCCCTGCCCTTCCCTGATAGACGGAAGAACCAGTATCCAGGAGGATTTCATAACGGCTATTAATCGATCGTAGGGAATGGGATCGAGGAATGTTATATCTTTGAGATCCAGTTTTTTGGATAAATTTATGAGATATTCTTTTTGTGGGCCTTTACCAACGATTATCAGATCAATATCCTTGTATCCTTTTTTAAGTTGGTGATAAGCGAAAAGTAATTTATCAACACATTTATGGCTCTCCAGCCTACCAACATATAATATTCTTCCATATCTTTTCTCGGCTGAAACTCCATTGAATTTTTTCAGGTCAACACCGTTTGAGATTACAGATATTTTATTTGGATTTACTTTAAGCAGGTCGACCATTCGCCGCTTTGTGGTCTCGGAGACTGCGATATTGAAGTCTGATACCTTCGGCATATATAACTCCAAATAAAATCCTGGTATAGCCATCATCGAGCTATACTGTCCAAAATTTTCCTTGTACCATACTTCGTGCCAAGTTTCGACCATGGGCACATGAATAGATTTTGAAATAAAATAAGAAGCATAGGGAAGCGTCTTTGAAACTATATTACAATCTATTATATCAAACTTATTATTCTTTTGAATTAATTCAAGATTCTTCTTCAACAGGTGCAGACTAAATTTTATATTAAGAACGTAAGATTCTTTTTCAACACTATTTGATATATTGTGTATGCCATATCTGTGTATATGCATCCCTTCCATATACTCTTCATCTACGCAACCATCTATTCCAGTCGTATATACATGTAGCTCATGGTTTCTAGAGAGTCTTCTACCTACCTCATAGAACCTATTACCGCTTCCGACAATGAAAGGAGGGAACCAAGTGGAAAGGAATGCGATTTTCATAAGCCAAATTTAAAGTTATCAATACTTATATATATGTAGATAAGTTGACAGATAGCGTTATGAATAGTGTAACTTCAAAAATGAGGATTTTTAAAAAAGTTGGCATTAATTATCTTAGTTATAAGATGGGATATCCCAAACCGTTTTTTTGCTTATATGTTTCAACTTTACAGTGTAATCTTAGGTGTAAACATTGTTTTGTGGAATCCCCTCATCAATATGATAAAGAGAAGAAAGAGTATTGGGATAATCTTAGTAAGGATCTCACTACCGAACAGGCTAAATATGCGATTGATCAGCTAGATAAGATTGGTATCTCTGTACTGCATATCACTGGTGGTGAGCCGTTGCTCAGAAAAGATCTTGAGCAGATTGCTTTACATGCAAAAATGAAAGGCATGTACGTTTCCATGGATACCAATGGTACATTGATGACTATAGATAGGGCAAAATCATTAAGTTGTTTTGAGAGAATAGGCATCTCGGTAGACGGGATTGGAGAAACACACGAGATTATAAGGGGCATAAACACATTTGAAAAAACAAAAAATGCAATAAAACTTCTTAAAAAGTATACGAGTTCTATGATAGGGATCGTGTTTACGATTAATAAAATGAATTATAATAATATAGACAGTGTGTTTGAATTTGCTAAAGAACATGGTGATTTCGTCACTTTCCTGCCTATAGATAACATCAAGGAGCTTTCTTTGAATGAAGAAAAAGCAAAAGAAATTGGAGAGAAGATTATTAAATTAAAAAAAGAGAATTATTCTTTCATTGAGAATCCTATGGAATATATCGAACTACTCCCATACTTTCTGCAGGGGATGACAGCGATTGAATGTAATGTTGAGTGTCATCCATCTGCACTTTACTTCGTACTGGGTCCAAGCGGGGATTTAAGCGGGTGTACTTCACTGCATTCATATGTGGGTAATGTTTTAAAAGATGACATTATGGATATGCACAAGCAGGGAATATCAAAAATATCAGATACTCGCAGCAAATGTGGGGGATGCAGTATAACATGTGCCATACAAAACTCTATGTTGTTTAATCAATCCGTTTATAAAGCAATTGTTACTGCTACATCAAAATTTTTAAGAAGTTAATCTTAAAGCAATATAGAGGTGTCAGACATTAAGCTTAAGAAATTCATGGGCTATAGAGGCTGGAAGGTCTGGACTAGCTATGATATGCATATCTGCCTCCTTGCACTTTTTTATGTTTTAATTGTAGATAACCTATTAAGACCATTAGATTCTTTATTTTTGATTTCTTCACTTGGGTTTTATTTCATGTACGGTTTTTTAATAAACGATTTCTGTGATATATCATATGACATTGCAGCAGGCAAAAAAAGGATTATTCAAGGATTACCAAAAGTTGCGTTTATTGGAATAATCCTCAGCGTCGTGCTTATAAGTGCATTGCATTTATTGTATCTAAATAATATTCTATACACAGTAATCTACATAGTTTCGTATTTACTTGCCACTCTTTACTCTGCCTTGCCAATAAGATTTAAAGCAAGAGGTTTTTCCGGGATTATCGTTAACGGTCTCATAGAAAAGGGATTGCCTGTTCTTGCTATATTCTCATATTTCAATCATTTTAAGTTAGATACGCTCATATTCGTGCAGGCTTCGTTTTTAATCGAGGTTGTAGAGATAATAACACACCAAATATTAGATTATGAAGCTGATTTAAATACTGGAGTTCGTACTTATGTCGTTGATGTAGGGAGAGAAAAAGCATTGAAAATATATAACAATTTTATATGCCCCATCTCTGGATCGATTGTAGTATTTATGTCTCTTTTCATATCGATAAATATCCCATATGCAGTTTTTTTTGTCGCGGCCGGCTTCATAGGCTATCCAGTGTTGACCCTATTGATATTAAAAGGTAAGTTAAAAAGAGAAAAAAAGATTATTCCATTATATTTCTCTTGTATGTATTTCTTAATCAACAACATACTCCCTTTGTTTTTTGCGTTCATTCTCAGCCTAAAAAATTCCTTAAACGTAGTTCTTCTCTTGGTGGCGCTTGTTTCCCAATATTATATATTAAAATATAATTTAAACTCTCTTAAGAAAAAAGCTTTAATTCACTTTGAACTTTTTACGGATACATGATGGATGAAATGAAAAAAGATATAATAGTTGTGATTTGTTTATTTTTTTCTGCATTTTTAATACTATCTGCTTGTGTATCTATTGTAACAATGTATGAGGATGAGTACTTATTTTGGGAAGATGCAAATCTGGTATGACCCTTTAATTTACTGATGTTTTAAAATAGGGAAAAGTGAGCATCTCCTCCGAAGACCAAATATGATCAGTTTTTGCCTGCCATCATTGGTGTTCTGAGCATATCTCAGATATATTCTCGGTATCTTATAGGATTCTGAGGTCTTCCCTTCTTTCGAGTTCTATCAGGTGTAATCATTTCACTGTAAAGTTAAAAAGAGCCACTGTATATTGATTATTCCCATCACTTACAAACAAAGGTAACTCCTTCTTTTTATCCAGATACGAATCAATTCCTTCGATCAATTTGTCTGCTGACTCCTAAATTCTGGGGCCAACTACTATACAAAGGAGTTAATCGTGACTCTTTTGCAAAACCTACCCAAATCCATGTTATCTAGAATTACTGTGGAATTCCTTAAGAGGATTTCGATTAACTTGCAATTTTCCCTGAATTTTGAGCATGTTATGAATTTTCATGCTTATCTGCCTACTTATTT from Candidatus Methanoperedens sp. includes:
- a CDS encoding UbiA family prenyltransferase is translated as MSDIKLKKFMGYRGWKVWTSYDMHICLLALFYVLIVDNLLRPLDSLFLISSLGFYFMYGFLINDFCDISYDIAAGKKRIIQGLPKVAFIGIILSVVLISALHLLYLNNILYTVIYIVSYLLATLYSALPIRFKARGFSGIIVNGLIEKGLPVLAIFSYFNHFKLDTLIFVQASFLIEVVEIITHQILDYEADLNTGVRTYVVDVGREKALKIYNNFICPISGSIVVFMSLFISINIPYAVFFVAAGFIGYPVLTLLILKGKLKREKKIIPLYFSCMYFLINNILPLFFAFILSLKNSLNVVLLLVALVSQYYILKYNLNSLKKKALIHFELFTDT
- a CDS encoding glycosyltransferase family 4 protein → MKIAFLSTWFPPFIVGSGNRFYEVGRRLSRNHELHVYTTGIDGCVDEEYMEGMHIHRYGIHNISNSVEKESYVLNIKFSLHLLKKNLELIQKNNKFDIIDCNIVSKTLPYASYFISKSIHVPMVETWHEVWYKENFGQYSSMMAIPGFYLELYMPKVSDFNIAVSETTKRRMVDLLKVNPNKISVISNGVDLKKFNGVSAEKRYGRILYVGRLESHKCVDKLLFAYHQLKKGYKDIDLIIVGKGPQKEYLINLSKKLDLKDITFLDPIPYDRLIAVMKSSWILVLPSIREGQGIVLLEAMAAGTPPIAVKAEGSAVGDVIKNNYNGLLVPQSEIEVAIQKLLTDEDLYENLKKNGLEFVKDYDWDKIAERTAEIYEMVKKVHDNPR
- a CDS encoding radical SAM protein; the protein is MNSVTSKMRIFKKVGINYLSYKMGYPKPFFCLYVSTLQCNLRCKHCFVESPHQYDKEKKEYWDNLSKDLTTEQAKYAIDQLDKIGISVLHITGGEPLLRKDLEQIALHAKMKGMYVSMDTNGTLMTIDRAKSLSCFERIGISVDGIGETHEIIRGINTFEKTKNAIKLLKKYTSSMIGIVFTINKMNYNNIDSVFEFAKEHGDFVTFLPIDNIKELSLNEEKAKEIGEKIIKLKKENYSFIENPMEYIELLPYFLQGMTAIECNVECHPSALYFVLGPSGDLSGCTSLHSYVGNVLKDDIMDMHKQGISKISDTRSKCGGCSITCAIQNSMLFNQSVYKAIVTATSKFLRS